The Tamandua tetradactyla isolate mTamTet1 chromosome 6, mTamTet1.pri, whole genome shotgun sequence genome contains the following window.
CAGCTTCCGGGTCCCTAATTCTTGGATGAGTTATCCTACTTGAGAGCCTCCAGAATCCCCCACTAAGAGAACCCTAGTTTTCCTCCAGCCCTTTTGTTCAGCACACATTTATTAGCTACCATACAAGCTACCTTCAAAAGGACAGACATGTAAGAAGATGCCATCTGTGGGAGTAGGTACAGAAGGTGACATGGTAAAACAAGGGAAGAGGAAATTCTCTAGGAAAAGAATTAGGGAGAGTCAGAGATAGAAGAGGTGACCCTGAGAATAAACCTACAGGGAGGATAACCTTATACACATCAAAACAGATATGTTAAATGGAATTTCATTTTATCATAAAGCATTGCCCCCAGCCTTTTTCACATGGCAAACCCCAAGGATGGAGAATTAACATCTCTGGACCCACTTCTGGTACCCTAATGAAGAAGCGCTTTCATAGAAATTCAGAGTGACATCTTCAGAGGAAGAGAGATCTTGTTTCATGTCCCTGTTCCGCCACTTATTAAACACATGATCCTGTGCAAGTTACTTAATATTAGTATTAATATGTCCCCTATTAAATGGGGACAGCACAAAGAGGAATAAAGGCACAAATACATGGAAAGTActtagctcagtgcctggcacacagctctGAAGAGATGCCACTCTTGCCACTACTTAACTGAGCTACTGTGGAAAGCTGTGCCTAGGAGGGGATCGGGTAGGGTAGGGAGACGCAGGCAGCAGGGATAGTGAACAACGAGGCAGAGGCCAATATCCTCATCACAGATTCTCTACCTTGGTCCTGAGAGATGAAGCAGGCTTTTCTCCTATCAGATCCCAAGTTGTAAAAATGAAGGTCAGATACAATGGTTAACAGTCTACACCCTGAAATGGaatccctctgcatttcagagtaGCCTTGTATCTGAAGGGATTGCTGCCAGTGGAAGCAAGTAACAAACGCTACTCCCCCACCCCATGATCTTCCCCATTTCCAACAGAGGACAACACGGCCATGAGGGTCAGAGTGTATTTGTGGGCAGGGCAGGGTACATGGGCTACGAGTCCCGAACAGGGTCAGGAGGATCCAGCTTCCCACTGGCTGGCACGATGAAGTCTCCCTCATGTTGCTGTCTGACGTACTGATCCAACAGGGCGGTCAGCTGGAGGGGCTGGTGCTGAAGGAGGGAGTGGGTCTGGGCTATGGGGAGGGTAAGTCCTCCCACCAGTTCCCCTTGTGCCACAGCCAGGCTGGGGAGCTTGGAGTAGTTGATGAAGCCCTGCCTGCTGAGGATGGTGTCGTCGATGCAGCCACCTGGAAGACGACAGGGTCAGCCCCACTTCCTGCAGACTCATCACCCCACCTAGCCcacaaatggctttttttttcctgaaaacgATAATCCAACCCTAGGCATTTGCTCTCCATTGCCCTTCTCACCTGCCACCCTTCCCCAGGATACTGGTTCCtacttgccccccaccccaatctcACTGTGCTTGGGATCAATCCTCTCCCCTCCTTCCTAACTCTTCCTTCAGAAAACCCCCATCAGAGTTTTCCAAACTTTCTTGAAGATATGAAtcatggaggtggggtggggcttATCATAAACAGAGATTCCTGAGACCCCAAAGAGGCCTAATAAATCTGAATTTCCTGGAGATGCCCAGTATTCTTGACAGAATAAGGACCCTTGCTGATTCTTAGCATCAGGGAAGACTGTTCATCCTCCTGCAGCACTCTCTATTTGGCTGTTTCATTCAAAAATCGTCATCTGTCGGAGCTGCAGCACCAATTCTGACCACTGTAAGACTCGAGGTGTCTGTACTTTCTCTTTCCTCAGAGACACTTTCTCTAATCTTTCCTGCAGTACAGAGGTAGTCTGGGAAAGCGAGATCCCTCAATAGTTGGTGCTACTGATTCAAGACCTACATGAAATGAGGTTTCCTCAAAGGTATCCACAGTTTTAACCAGACAGACCTAGCACATGGCACCAGGCTGCTGCGGCACCCACCTCACTTCGACCCTGCCCCCAGCTGGCAGGGACAGGTGCTTGCTCACCTAGCAGTGGCAGAAAAGGCGCGCCCCTTAAGACTCGCACCATCTCCTTGACCTTGGGCTCTTCACTGACCAGCAGCAGGTTGTGCCCCACAAAAAGGGGCAGCAGGTTTTGGTACTTGGAATCCTCCAGGAAAGGCTTAAGGATCTGGAATGGCAGGGAAAGAATGGCTAAATGAGAAGAGTGGGAGGGAGAGCTGCCCACCTTGTCACAGGAACATCAGGCTAAGGGTACAACCCAAGGGCTCCTCAGCCCCTAACTGCAATTGAAGCAGCAGAGACTAGAGTTGTTTGTGGAGGGGAGGAGTCAAAGATGCCATAGATGGGGAGCAGATGCTGACCTCTGAGTCTGGAGGGGTTAGGGCAACAGTAAGTCATGCCAGAGGGCCCACTCCCTACCTGATTGGGGAAGATCTTCATCAAGATCTTGTGTTTTCGCAGTTGGTGCCGTATAAATAGCTTGTCCTCCGCACTGAGAGCCACGTTCTGGCAGACAGCAATCATTCTGTTGTCTCGAAAAACTGTTGCCACCTCCCGTCGGAGAAGCCGGATGAGGCCTGTCTCCTAgagtcaggaagggacagccaaggGGACACAAGCTGCCTCTTCTCCTTGcactccccatccccactccctcAGGGACAGGTGTTGAGGCTTCCAGTGGTGCTCAAGTGTGAGAAACATCAGGGAGTAGGTAGGGAGAATTGAGCCCCTGACTCTTAGAGACATGTTGCATTGCTGACTCTAATCTTCGATTTTCATGAGATAATCACAGTTTTAGAGCAGCATTTTTCAAACCTGAGAATGCTTGGTCCCCCTGAACAGGTCAGCAGCCTGCTCCAGTCAACATTATTTGACAATAATGTTATCGTATTACTTCAAATTACCACTATGACACTGTACTCATGTTGAATTATTTTACCAATTATAAATACAGGCCAACTTCTTTGTAGTGTTAATTcaaaattgagacattttcacagaACAATACCTCGTTTTCTTAAGACAGTGTTTATCAAGTTTGAGAACTTGTGGACCTGAAAATATATTCACAGAACTCCATAGACACTGCTTTCCAAAGCAATGATCCCAGTGGAGTGCCTGGAAGGCATGGTGCACTTTGGAGAATTCCatgaaaatattaatgtaaaCAAGTTAAAACAGAAGATTCACTTTTATGCAAAATCTAGATTACAGATCTGCCCTGTCCAATACAGTacccactagccacatgtggctatttacagttaaattaattaaaattaaacataattaCAAATTCAGTTCCTTAGTCACACCAGCCTCATTTCATATATTCGATAGCCACACCTAGCCAGTAGCTACTGTACTAGAAAGATAGATATagagcattttcatcatcccatttcaaaAAATTCTATTGCATGGGTTGTTTTAAAATTCTTGGATAGTTATAATacctttaaaatacaattttgagAGAACAACTTAACTGGGAAAATTCTATcccttgactttatttttttaacgtgtctccctacatatatgtatttctatacctaaacacatacacataaagaggcagatatgtgactaggtatatcatagggaatttttgTTCaccatgttttttggggggagagggggtgcatgagctgagaatcaaacccaggtctcccacatggctggtgagaattctaccatgcaCCCCTAATACTGTTttaatgggggggtgggggtggcagaggGAATACTGGCAATCAGTTTTAGCTGGGCAAATGCAAAGCCTGCTGAAAGAGTCCCCACCACTGAAACATAGCACTGCTCTATAGGCTGACCCTGCAGGCTCATTTAAGACAGGTTTTTTCCCACTAGTCCTTAAGGAGTCTCTGCCGACTGACCCCTGTCATCACTTCCATCAGTGTATGACATCTGACTTAATTCCTCAGGCTGCAGCTGCTGCTCCGTTACCCACGTTCTAACCTCTATAAGTAGAGGACAGCTAACTAGCCCTCAAGCAGCATTAGACTACTAGAAAACTAGAATTTATTAGGTACTTACAATAACAGAAATCACCATTAAAGCTACAGATTCTCCACTagtctttctgctcttttttttttaagtacataaAACCTCTACCATCCTCCATAGAAATCTGGAAGCTTCAGCTCCTTTTAGAACAAAAGACATGCTCTCCCCTCCCACCACCTGCTTGGACAGCTTTCTCATGTACCTTTCTGAAGATAAGTAAAGAACAAACCAAATTCAGGAGGCCCTTCCTGTCCATAAGCCCAAGGGCCAATAAAAAATCaagtagagattttttttttaagtagagatTTCATTTTAAAGTATCTGGACTAAAGGGCCAAAGTGGAGAAGTCAAGTAATGATGTGACTATGGCCTAGAGCCTCCTTCACATGGTCACAGAGACAAAATCACCTTAACCCACCATCTCGCCACCAAGTGATGTGAACCCATTCCCCTCCTTACCTCCTGGGGTGGACTGGGAGGAGATGGCAGGCATCTTGGGTTGACAGCTGGTTTGGGGGGAATATACTCAGTCACAGCCATCAGCTTCTGCCGCACAAAGTGCATCACACGACGGTGGCGGGTAACGGCCTTGGAGCCATAACGGACAGTCTGGAGGGAAGGCAGCTGGCCTGGGCAGGGAGATGGCAACATGGGTGAGATGCAGGCTCTTAAAGGCTCTAGTCTGCCACAGATGGAGGCAAAGCACCTCTCTCTGCAGAGACAACCATGGCTCACAGACTCTGCACATGAGTGGACAATGAATTGTCTCCCAGATCCTAAATTCCTAAATCATCTCTTCTCTTTTAATGAATGATCTTAGGCTTGATCCTTTGAGGCTCCCATTTCTCCAGGTCTTCTTTATAtagagagatgggagaaaaacaggaaaacaaacgCATTTTGAACACATTAAAGAGGGGAAGGGGATGTGCAAACTTTTCCTAAATTGgatagatagtaaatattttaggcttaaGGGCCAAATAGTCTCTGTTGCAACCACTCAACTCTTCCATTGTAgtatgaaagcagccatagacaatatgtagACAAATAGGTaggttccaataaaactttatttacaaattgGTGGCCACTCcagccatagtttgccaacccttgcctaagccagtggttctcaaagtgtggtccctgacTAGCAACATTAGTatcatctgggaacttgttagaaatgcaactCCTCAAGCCCTTCCTTACAGCTAGTAAATCAGAAACATTGGGTAGGGCCAAGCAAATCGTGTTTTAACAAGCTCCAAGCAATACCAATGCACACAAAAGTCTGAAAACCGATGCTCTAAGCACTGCTCTAAAGCCTTCTCCCATGATTTGAGGCAATAGGAAAAACTTCATGCCATCCTCCAGATCCCTCAAACAAgtcttttttcctcctcctcttctttacAGGTAACAGCAGGGTAGCACCCTTCAGAAGGCAAGGGAGCCATTTGAAAATCCTGAGCCAAAGTGACCATGGCACAGGACCAAAGCTAGAGCTTCCCACTTTCAGCCCTAACCCTGCCATGAGACTCATGGGAAAGGTTCAGTTGGAAGGTGGCTCTAACCCAGAGAGCATGGAGATTCCTGAGTTAAGAGGTTTTACTGCCAGCGGCCATAAAACATAACTgttaagagcacaggctttggaatcAGTTGGAACTGAATTCTAATCCCTCTTCTGGTACTTACTAGTTGTAACCTTGACCATTCACTCAACTGGTCTGaacatcagttttctcatctgtaaagagTGTATTAAGATTTGAATGTGATAACGCATGTAAAGCATCTCTCATAGTGTCTTGCTCGTATGAAATGCTCAAATTCACTCACTAAGCGAACACCAATTGCATGCCTATTAATGTCAGTCACCTGCCACTTTCTGGCTATGCTGAATGAACACGGTTCTGCCCTTATGGGTCTACAGTCTAATAGAGTCAagttaataaacaaatgcaaaattaCAACTGCGAGATGATCTACGGGGTCAACCAATCCGTATAACATAGAGATAAACAGAGGAAACCTGCTCTGGCCTGAGGCGGAGTCATTTAGACCGGGGTTCTTAATAATCAGGAGATATAGTCAAAAGGTCTGGAGGGCGGGGAGTGATCCACGCCAAGGAAACTATGGGGGAAAGAGCTGGGTGGGCCACAGAAATTCAAAGAAGGCAGGTGCACTGGGGCGTAGGGAGCAAATACTGCTGTTGCTGCTACCATAATTTCTGGAGTCATAAGGAATTTGGGCAGGGTTAAGGAAGTTGGGGAGGGACCTGGAGTCAGGAGTTACCGAGAACTGTCTGGGATCAGAGATTATAGGAAGGGATCAGTGGTAGTGGGAGAGAGACAAAGACTATGGAGAGCGCTGGTCGGACCGCCCCCTGAGGTCTTGGGATGCTCCTTACCCGCCGAGGGAAGCAGGCCCCCTCGCAGCACCCCACCCACGGCCGCAGCCATCTCTGCGGGAGGAATAAACGGGAGCCGAGGAGAGACGGAAGCTGCTAAGGATTGTGGGTCGGCGAGCTCTGGGGCTG
Protein-coding sequences here:
- the MRPL10 gene encoding large ribosomal subunit protein uL10m isoform X1, coding for MAAAVGGVLRGGLLPSAGQLPSLQTVRYGSKAVTRHRRVMHFVRQKLMAVTEYIPPKPAVNPRCLPSPPSPPQEETGLIRLLRREVATVFRDNRMIAVCQNVALSAEDKLFIRHQLRKHKILMKIFPNQILKPFLEDSKYQNLLPLFVGHNLLLVSEEPKVKEMVRVLRGAPFLPLLGGCIDDTILSRQGFINYSKLPSLAVAQGELVGGLTLPIAQTHSLLQHQPLQLTALLDQYVRQQHEGDFIVPASGKLDPPDPVRDS
- the MRPL10 gene encoding large ribosomal subunit protein uL10m isoform X2, whose product is MVKVTTSQLPSLQTVRYGSKAVTRHRRVMHFVRQKLMAVTEYIPPKPAVNPRCLPSPPSPPQEETGLIRLLRREVATVFRDNRMIAVCQNVALSAEDKLFIRHQLRKHKILMKIFPNQILKPFLEDSKYQNLLPLFVGHNLLLVSEEPKVKEMVRVLRGAPFLPLLGGCIDDTILSRQGFINYSKLPSLAVAQGELVGGLTLPIAQTHSLLQHQPLQLTALLDQYVRQQHEGDFIVPASGKLDPPDPVRDS